Genomic segment of Anaerolineae bacterium:
GTTCCGCGGGATGATGCCGCCCTCTTCGAGCCGCTCTCCTGTGTAGTCGGCTCGGTGCGGCGAGCCCCCTTCCAGCCAGGTGACCAAGTCGCTATCATCGGCGCTGGCCCGATGGGGCTGCTCTTCGCCCTCCTTTACCGTGCCATGGGGGCCGGCCAAGTGATCGTGCTGGACCTTGCCCCCTATCGGCTGTCGTTCGCACAAGAGCTAGGGATGGACGCCGTTTTAGACGTGACCCAGGCGGACGTAGTAGCCGAGGTACAGCGGTTAACCGGCCTCGGCGCCGATATCGTTGTGGATGCCGTCGGCAACCAGATTGACCAGGCGGTTCAGTTAGCGCGACGAGGTGGACAGGTGATCCTCTTCGGCCTGCGTCCCCACGATCGCCCATCAGTCAGCCAATACACTATCACCCGTTATGATCTGACCATCCACGGTTCCTTCGTCGGCCTGCATCCCTTCGCGCAGACAATCCAGTTGCTGGAGAGCCGTCGCGTGCAGCCCTCGGTCCTGATCACCCATCGGCTGCCGTTGACGGAATTGCCGTACGGGGTCGAGCTGATGCGCGCCCAGCAGGCTATGAAGGTGCTGATCGAGATGGGATGATATCTCACCCAGGAGGAGAGGAACTCATGGCGGACACCATCGGAAAGGTGCAGCAGCGGTGTAAGATCGCCGCCGGGCTCTTCTGGGCCGATTACGCTGTGCTCGGCGCCCAGGTTAAAGAGCTGGAGGAGGCGGGCGTGGATTGGCTGCACATCGAGGTGCGGGACGGCAAGTACATGGACTTCGGCATGCCGCGCGGCGGCTTCGACGTAATCGAGGCCGTGCGCGCCAGCACCAGCTTGGAGATCGAGGCGCAGTTGCAAATGTACCGCCCTACCTTCGACGTCTTCAATCAGCTCAAGGATCTGGGTGTGAATCTCATCACCCTGCCCATCGAGACCACGCAGGAGATGATCTTCCAGCAGATCACGTACATCAAGGAGAAGCTAGAGTTGAAGGTGGGCGTGTGGGCATGGCAGGGGGTGCCAACGGCAGCCTTCGAGCAGTTCATCCATCCCTACGTGGACATCATCGAATACGAAAGCCGCGCGCCTTTCTGGGATAGGCCCAAGCCTGGCCAAAGCCCGCATACGGTGGATCCGATTCTAGTGCGCACGATCCGCAAGCTACACGACATGATCGCCGAAGCGGGCATGGAGGATCGCATCGAGCTGATGGAGGACGGAGGCCTCAACGCGGGCAACGTGGCCGATTTCATCGCCGCCGGGATGACGGTAGGGGAGTTCTCCTCGCCGCTGTTAAAGGGGCCTGGCGGCAAGCTCAAACCGGGTACAGGCGAGATCACGGCGGCCGTGCGGCGCTTGCGCGCCATCATGGACGAGGCTAGCCTGCGCTATCGCACCCCTGATGGACACTTGAGGGTCTGAGGAGGAAGTGTCGTGTCGTCCCTGGGCATCGGCATGATTGGCTACGGCGGCATTGGCCGTGTTCATGCCATGGCCTATCGGGCGTTGCCCTTCTACTACGGCCTGGCGGCGGATCGCTTTCGCCTGGTGGGAGTGGCTACCTCCCGCACAGAGACGGCCCAGGCCGCAGCGCGCGAGATCGGCTGCGACTTCTGGACCGACGATTACCGGGCTTTGTTGGCTCGCCCGGATGTCCACATCGTGGACGTCTGCGTCCCTAACTATCTCCACGCCGAGATCGTGACGGCGGCGGCCGCTGCCGGCAAGCACATCTACTGCGAGAAGCCCTTAGCCATGAACATGGCCGAGGCCTGGCGTATGGTGAAAGCCGTCGAGCGCGCCGGCGTCAAGGCCCAAATGACCTTTAACTTTCGTTTCTTCCCTGCGATCTGCCGCGCCAAGCAACTGATTGAAGAGGGATTTCTGGGACGTATCTTCTCCTTTCGAGGGCGCTACTACCGTTCCAGCTATATCGATCCCAATAGGCCCATCTCGTGGCGGCAGCAGAAGGCTATCGCCGGCGGCGGAGCCCTTTTCGATCTCGGATCTCACATCCTGGACCTGTTGGCACACCTCTTGGGCGAGTTCGCGGCGGTCCAGGCCACGCTGGAGACCCTGATTGCCGAACGTCC
This window contains:
- a CDS encoding alcohol dehydrogenase catalytic domain-containing protein, whose translation is MDQELVPVFRGNGVLEYMHRPRPRIEADDDVLVRVEACGICGTDLNILAVPPAHRATPGIVIGHEGVGIIEEVGPAVHNLRPGDRVVIANRLTCGQCAYCRRGLDNQCTNYRTIGTTMDGAFAPTLRAPARALWKIDPSVPRDDAALFEPLSCVVGSVRRAPFQPGDQVAIIGAGPMGLLFALLYRAMGAGQVIVLDLAPYRLSFAQELGMDAVLDVTQADVVAEVQRLTGLGADIVVDAVGNQIDQAVQLARRGGQVILFGLRPHDRPSVSQYTITRYDLTIHGSFVGLHPFAQTIQLLESRRVQPSVLITHRLPLTELPYGVELMRAQQAMKVLIEMG
- a CDS encoding Gfo/Idh/MocA family oxidoreductase, producing MSSLGIGMIGYGGIGRVHAMAYRALPFYYGLAADRFRLVGVATSRTETAQAAAREIGCDFWTDDYRALLARPDVHIVDVCVPNYLHAEIVTAAAAAGKHIYCEKPLAMNMAEAWRMVKAVERAGVKAQMTFNFRFFPAICRAKQLIEEGFLGRIFSFRGRYYRSSYIDPNRPISWRQQKAIAGGGALFDLGSHILDLLAHLLGEFAAVQATLETLIAERPASAGSSERVRVDVDDLALLTLRTRDGVLGTVEVSRMGTGLTNDIGFEVFGEKGALRFSGLEPGWLEVYDVRDVDRPTGGMRGFRRVETAGRYEGQKAPDWTMAPDFVRSHVECQYQFLRAVMEDRPAQPSLADGLHVQAVMAAAERSSQQGRWVQVAEVLQEG